The following are from one region of the Candidatus Deferrimicrobium borealis genome:
- a CDS encoding cell division protein ZapA, with protein sequence MENRIDVNIAGYALTVRTDRSHEHMARLAETLNGRVREIQKQGGTSNYLNVIMLAAMELADEVLTFEERFREIKDQVEALRKEREDLVTQADRKSRNLLATLENALK encoded by the coding sequence ATGGAGAACCGGATCGACGTCAATATCGCCGGGTACGCCCTGACCGTCCGGACCGACCGGTCGCATGAGCACATGGCGCGCCTGGCCGAGACCCTGAACGGGCGGGTCCGGGAGATCCAGAAGCAAGGCGGCACCTCGAACTACCTGAACGTCATCATGCTCGCGGCGATGGAACTTGCCGACGAGGTCCTGACGTTCGAGGAGCGGTTCCGGGAGATCAAGGATCAGGTCGAGGCGCTGCGGAAGGAAAGGGAAGACCTGGTGACCCAGGCGGACCGGAAGAGCCGGAACCTCCTGGCGACGCTCGAAAACGCGTTGAAGTAG
- the zapB gene encoding cell division protein ZapB gives MGDEAFALIEKKITDLVQVVTALKKDKEALTAEVARKDGEVRELTRKLSELSRERVDVKDRVDKILSRLDTIEL, from the coding sequence ATGGGCGACGAGGCGTTCGCGCTGATAGAGAAGAAGATCACCGACCTGGTGCAGGTCGTGACCGCGCTGAAAAAGGATAAGGAAGCACTGACAGCGGAGGTCGCGCGGAAGGACGGGGAGGTGAGGGAGCTGACCCGGAAACTGTCCGAACTGTCGCGGGAGCGCGTCGACGTGAAGGACCGGGTGGACAAGATCCTTTCCCGGCTCGACACCATTGAGTTATAG
- a CDS encoding 5-formyltetrahydrofolate cyclo-ligase has product MLVLERKEILRRESRIRLRERAESTHPAEAGDRAQDHFLREFPPVAGGAAALYCPMAGEVPTERIRNAYLAAGVRLCYPRVAGKGTLAFYPHREGDGWETGPYGILEPPIPSGVEPRRSGWDIIVVPGLAFDRRGNRLGHGFGYYDRFLGGLPEGVPRVGLAWAGQLVPGVPVDAWDVPVHALVTEEGVIRVVKTPGSPET; this is encoded by the coding sequence ATGCTCGTCCTGGAGCGCAAGGAGATCCTTCGCAGGGAAAGCCGTATCCGGCTGCGGGAGCGGGCGGAGTCGACGCATCCGGCGGAGGCCGGCGACCGTGCGCAGGACCACTTTCTCCGGGAGTTTCCACCGGTGGCGGGGGGAGCCGCGGCGCTGTATTGCCCGATGGCCGGCGAGGTCCCCACCGAACGGATCCGCAACGCGTATCTCGCGGCGGGCGTCCGGCTCTGCTATCCCCGGGTCGCCGGGAAGGGAACGCTCGCCTTCTACCCTCACCGGGAAGGGGACGGGTGGGAAACGGGGCCGTACGGGATCCTCGAGCCGCCGATCCCGTCGGGCGTCGAGCCGCGGCGGTCGGGGTGGGACATCATCGTTGTCCCGGGCCTCGCGTTCGACCGGCGCGGGAACCGTCTCGGGCACGGGTTCGGGTATTACGACCGGTTCCTCGGGGGTCTGCCGGAGGGCGTGCCGCGGGTCGGGCTTGCCTGGGCCGGCCAGCTGGTTCCCGGTGTGCCGGTCGACGCGTGGGACGTCCCCGTCCACGCACTGGTGACGGAAGAAGGGGTGATCCGGGTCGTGAAAACGCCCGGATCCCCTGAAACATAG